In Ruania alkalisoli, the DNA window GAGACGGGCGAACGGCTGCACGAGCAGACGGTGGAGTTGGTCAGTGAGCTGGTCGATGCGGTCAGGGTCTCCGATGAGCCGCAACGCACCGGAGAAGGCGCGGCCCTCGGGGGTGGACTGCATGATGTGCTGCCCTCGCTCGAGGTACTCGCGCAGCACCTCCCCGGTCGGGCGCACATCCCGGCGCAGATCGGCGACGACATCACGCTGCATGGCGGCGATCGACTCTGCGACCCGCGAGAAGTCCGCCGGGAGCTCGCGGGTGAGGTGGAGGACGTTCTCGGCCTCTTCGAGGAGCTGCTCGTCGTCGGCCGGCTCGAACTGGTCCTCCTCAAGCCGGGCGAGCTCGGCGTCGATGGCGTCGCGCTCGGCCAGCAACCGGGCCCGGCGCTTCTCCGGATCGGCCTCGGCGTCGCGCGCGAGAGTGTCGATCGAGTCGAGCAACGTGCGCACCCGCGAGCGCGACACGCGGGCACGACCGCCGCCCGCGCGACCGGCGATCTCCAGAGCGCCCACCGCTTGAGCAGAGAGGCGGTACACCTCGACGTCGTCCTTGATCTGCGGCACGAGCCACCCCACCCGCACCCAGTACCGGCAGATCTCGCGACCGTTTCCGGCGGGCAGGCTGCGCTCGTCCTCGTCGTAGCCGGCCGCCCGCAGTTCGTCGACGATCTCAGCAACCTCCACATGTGCGTCACTGATCGCGACCGCCGTGCGCTCAGCCGTGAAGACGAGCGACAGGGTCGCTACGACGAAGGGTGCGTACCGGCCGTGCAGGAGATCGAGCGTCGGGTTGCGAAAGGCCAGGACGGCGCGCTGATAAGCGCCCGCAGCGCGCGAGTGAGTCATCGCGACCAGTCTATGGGCTCAGCCGTGGCGGGCTGCTGCCCGCGGCGGCAGAGGTCGCTCAGATCCCGACGTCGCGCAACACGTTGGCCGTCAGCAACGCCGTCATCCCCGCCAGTACCGCCAGCCGCAGCACCAGCACGCCCCACGTTGAGTCAGTCCACATCTTGTCTCCCGCCTTTCCACTGGCCGTTGCCCCATAGGTGTGCAGCGGTCCGCCATTGATA includes these proteins:
- a CDS encoding DUF3375 domain-containing protein — protein: MTHSRAAGAYQRAVLAFRNPTLDLLHGRYAPFVVATLSLVFTAERTAVAISDAHVEVAEIVDELRAAGYDEDERSLPAGNGREICRYWVRVGWLVPQIKDDVEVYRLSAQAVGALEIAGRAGGGRARVSRSRVRTLLDSIDTLARDAEADPEKRRARLLAERDAIDAELARLEEDQFEPADDEQLLEEAENVLHLTRELPADFSRVAESIAAMQRDVVADLRRDVRPTGEVLREYLERGQHIMQSTPEGRAFSGALRLIGDPDRIDQLTDQLHRLLVQPFARLMARDQQVELGAIARRVEQGVEEVLTAQRRASHVITSQVRTHDPVRDREVDDLLRGAMSALQEWTRHAGPAQKAEPLRGFPVAHVADLRRSLSDPSPPRVPASLTASDDDPEFVGDDSRAWGGPAYPELEAYAATLGPEFDLATAFAGASDATRRPVDLVGLLEIAHRRGMTENDELSVVEALRPDGTTRRFAFGAVTARTVEDLADD